A single Paenibacillus sp. FSL R5-0517 DNA region contains:
- a CDS encoding thioesterase family protein — MREQINGSWYAARLRVRYQESDQMGVVYHANYLNWFEIGRTEMIRQMGYTYRKMEEQGLLLPVTGLDVKYHKPARYDDEIIIFTRIAAFSGLRLNYEYDIRRMSEEPDEHMAIGERVWSADESLPGERLVTGSTQHVWVNGDWKPVRLDKAASELYSALEKVWLSGKG, encoded by the coding sequence ATGCGAGAACAGATCAATGGTAGCTGGTATGCGGCACGTCTTCGTGTACGCTATCAAGAAAGTGACCAGATGGGCGTGGTCTACCACGCGAACTATTTAAATTGGTTTGAAATCGGTCGAACTGAGATGATTCGCCAAATGGGGTATACATATCGTAAAATGGAGGAACAGGGGTTACTGCTTCCCGTAACCGGACTGGATGTGAAGTATCACAAGCCTGCCCGATATGATGATGAGATTATCATTTTCACCCGTATTGCTGCATTTAGTGGTCTGCGACTGAACTATGAGTACGACATAAGACGCATGTCTGAAGAACCTGATGAGCATATGGCGATTGGAGAACGGGTATGGTCAGCTGATGAATCACTCCCCGGAGAACGGCTGGTTACAGGTTCTACCCAGCATGTGTGGGTAAATGGAGACTGGAAGCCAGTTCGGCTGGATAAGGCAGCCTCTGAGCTATACAGCGCGCTTGAAAAGGTGTGGCTTTCGGGAAAGGGGTAA
- a CDS encoding FxsA family protein produces the protein MRKWMWALLLIIPVIELFGFILMSDWIGAGKTLLLMILTSLIGIAMLQFEGRKVLVDAKSEMERGKVPGRKMVDGLFIFVGGFLLLIPGFVTDLIGFTLIFPLTRPVYRLFFLGWLEKKMKSGKITFYRRPK, from the coding sequence ATGCGAAAATGGATGTGGGCTTTACTCTTAATCATTCCGGTGATTGAATTATTTGGTTTTATTCTGATGAGTGACTGGATCGGAGCCGGAAAGACATTGCTTCTCATGATTCTCACGTCCTTGATTGGTATAGCAATGTTGCAGTTTGAAGGGCGAAAAGTACTTGTAGACGCCAAATCCGAGATGGAGCGTGGCAAGGTACCTGGAAGAAAAATGGTCGATGGACTTTTTATTTTTGTCGGTGGTTTCTTGCTCTTGATTCCAGGTTTTGTAACGGATCTGATCGGGTTTACACTGATATTTCCATTAACACGTCCGGTTTATCGTCTGTTCTTCCTGGGATGGCTGGAGAAAAAAATGAAAAGTGGCAAAATTACGTTTTATCGTCGTCCGAAATGA